Proteins found in one Agaribacterium sp. ZY112 genomic segment:
- a CDS encoding NAD(P)/FAD-dependent oxidoreductase: protein MNNSKVSPIRKKNIAVVGSGVSGLSCAWLLSQVHDVTLYEKDDRLGGHSNTVSFNLPTDSKSRAHTANDSAEKVDVDTGFIVYNPINYPNLVQLFKYFNVENCKTEMSFGISINEGQLEYSGTGLRGLFSQKSNLLKPKFWGMIRELTRFYRDAEALEQKYELDNISLGDLLERENYGKSFIYDHLLPMGAAIWSTPVDKMLNYPASSFMRFCRNHGLVQLKDRPQWRTVVGGSINYVNKLAEHFQGELKLNSRIHRIIRRDGFVYIEDHHGKQDCYDEVVLACHSDQALALLDQASDEEQRLLSCFPYQRNKAYLHTDDSLMPKRKQAWSAWNYLSAGKRDQSQQVCVTYWMNRLQPLSTETDLFVSLNPIKEPKPDKIIRSFFYDHPEFGKNALSAQKELWSLQGKQQTWFCGAYFGYGFHEDGLQAGLAVAEQLGGIERPWQLDEPSNRIHVSPRHATSIINNTANNSAKTNNNLASGS, encoded by the coding sequence ATGAACAACAGTAAAGTAAGCCCCATTCGTAAAAAAAATATCGCCGTTGTCGGCTCAGGGGTCAGTGGCCTAAGTTGCGCTTGGCTACTTAGCCAAGTTCACGATGTTACTTTATATGAAAAAGATGACCGCCTAGGTGGCCATTCCAATACCGTCAGCTTCAACCTACCTACTGACTCAAAGAGCCGTGCCCACACTGCGAATGATTCGGCGGAAAAAGTCGATGTTGATACCGGTTTTATTGTTTACAACCCGATCAACTACCCTAATCTGGTTCAGTTATTTAAGTACTTCAATGTTGAAAACTGTAAAACAGAGATGTCTTTTGGTATTTCGATTAACGAGGGCCAGCTTGAATACTCAGGTACTGGCTTACGAGGTTTATTTAGTCAAAAATCCAACCTCTTAAAACCTAAGTTTTGGGGCATGATCCGTGAACTGACACGCTTTTATCGCGACGCCGAGGCATTAGAGCAAAAATACGAATTAGATAACATCAGCTTAGGTGATTTACTTGAGCGTGAAAACTACGGTAAATCATTTATTTACGATCATCTACTACCCATGGGTGCTGCAATCTGGTCAACTCCCGTTGATAAAATGCTCAACTACCCTGCCAGTTCGTTTATGCGTTTTTGTCGCAACCACGGCTTAGTACAATTAAAAGACAGGCCACAGTGGCGCACCGTTGTTGGCGGCAGTATTAATTACGTCAATAAACTAGCTGAGCATTTTCAAGGAGAGCTCAAGCTCAACAGCCGTATACACAGAATTATCCGCAGAGATGGCTTTGTTTATATTGAAGATCACCACGGCAAACAAGACTGTTACGATGAAGTCGTACTTGCCTGTCATTCTGATCAAGCCTTGGCACTATTAGATCAAGCAAGCGATGAAGAACAGCGCCTGCTAAGCTGCTTCCCCTATCAAAGAAACAAGGCCTATTTACACACTGATGATTCACTGATGCCTAAACGCAAACAGGCTTGGTCCGCATGGAATTATTTATCAGCCGGTAAACGCGACCAGTCTCAACAAGTCTGTGTTACTTACTGGATGAACCGCTTACAGCCACTAAGCACTGAAACAGATTTGTTTGTATCACTAAACCCTATTAAAGAGCCAAAACCGGATAAGATCATTCGTAGCTTTTTCTACGACCACCCAGAATTTGGTAAAAATGCACTTTCTGCACAAAAAGAACTTTGGTCTTTACAGGGCAAACAACAAACTTGGTTTTGTGGTGCCTATTTTGGTTATGGTTTTCATGAGGATGGCTTACAAGCAGGTCTGGCTGTAGCGGAACAGCTAGGAGGCATTGAACGCCCCTGGCAACTAGACGAGCCAAGCAATCGTATTCACGTAAGCCCACGCCACGCTACAAGCATCATTAACAATACTGCTAATAACAGCGCCAAAACAAATAACAACCTTGCCTCAGGAAGCTAA